In a single window of the Methanofollis ethanolicus genome:
- the sppA gene encoding signal peptide peptidase SppA, with translation MNSLLADIERAQRRRRLKKNLGILAVAVLVAAAVAVAVLFMSPIGEGDVAVIRVEGTILAGDFSGGGYAGSEYVGREVRAAADDPFVSAIVLRVNSPGGSPAAAQEIVRDLEYARAKKPVVTSMGDVAASAAYMISAHTDRIYLSPDTMTGSIGVIWLFPDESEWMETEGRKVEVVKSGEQKDMTSPYRPLTAEEQSYARQLVNESADDFIADVTAQRPVKRSEIESARLIRGEEAIGIGLADEVGNLYDAIEGARTLAAVRSSPGDLPS, from the coding sequence ATGAACAGCCTCCTTGCCGATATCGAACGCGCACAGAGGCGCCGGAGGCTGAAAAAGAATCTCGGCATTCTTGCCGTCGCCGTCCTCGTCGCTGCGGCCGTCGCTGTCGCCGTACTGTTCATGTCGCCGATCGGTGAGGGCGACGTCGCCGTCATCCGCGTCGAGGGGACGATCCTTGCTGGCGACTTTTCGGGTGGCGGGTATGCAGGGAGCGAGTATGTCGGGCGCGAAGTCCGCGCCGCGGCCGACGACCCCTTTGTCAGCGCGATCGTATTGCGCGTCAACAGCCCGGGCGGCAGTCCGGCGGCGGCGCAGGAGATCGTGCGCGACCTGGAGTATGCACGGGCGAAAAAACCGGTCGTGACCTCGATGGGAGATGTCGCCGCTTCGGCTGCCTATATGATCTCGGCGCACACCGACAGGATCTACCTTTCGCCGGATACGATGACCGGGAGCATCGGGGTGATCTGGCTCTTCCCCGACGAGAGCGAGTGGATGGAAACAGAAGGGAGGAAGGTCGAGGTGGTGAAGTCGGGAGAGCAGAAGGACATGACCTCTCCGTACCGCCCCCTGACCGCAGAAGAGCAGTCCTATGCGAGACAACTCGTGAACGAGAGCGCCGACGACTTCATCGCCGACGTGACGGCGCAGCGGCCGGTGAAGCGCTCGGAGATCGAATCCGCCCGCCTGATACGGGGCGAGGAGGCGATCGGCATCGGCCTTGCCGACGAGGTGGGCAACCTCTATGACGCTATCGAGGGGGCCCGCACCCTCGCCGCCGTCAGATCATCGCCAGGGGATCTGCCTTCATAA
- the truD gene encoding tRNA pseudouridine(13) synthase TruD — MMHTPYPVEDTLGISWYATETPGIGGVLRKEPEDFRVEEMPLGGPSGEGPYLLCKLTKRNWEHQHAMKSIAAALGISHRRISWAGTKDKNALTTQYITIYGGEAEAVKELHIKDMEIEPLGMTQHALSLGALGGNRFAITIRDCTAPDLAGTVASCVSAAAAGFPNYFGLQRFGVVRPVTHLVGREILRGDYDAAVDTYVGLACPDETPEVQETRRAYIETRDAKAAIAAFPAHLGFERSVLSYLATHPGDSGGALQNLPPKLLSMFVSAYQSWLFNRVLSLRCADGTGLDEPLPGERLVFTNGREDIVTEANRRIVSVHIGRGRCAVALFLPGAGSFRTEGRNDKRMAALLAEDGITADHFERAGAFVHLHYAGTLRPINVKTEIATEVTGQDVALAFTLPPGHYATTICREFMKADPLAMI; from the coding sequence ATGATGCACACGCCCTATCCCGTGGAGGACACCCTCGGGATATCATGGTACGCCACGGAAACGCCCGGGATCGGCGGCGTCCTGCGGAAGGAACCCGAGGACTTTAGAGTCGAGGAGATGCCCCTCGGCGGGCCGTCAGGCGAGGGGCCGTACCTCCTCTGCAAACTCACGAAGCGGAACTGGGAGCACCAGCACGCCATGAAGTCCATTGCGGCGGCCCTCGGCATCTCGCACAGGCGGATCTCCTGGGCCGGCACGAAGGACAAGAACGCCCTCACCACCCAGTACATCACCATTTATGGCGGCGAGGCGGAGGCCGTGAAGGAACTCCATATCAAGGACATGGAGATCGAGCCCCTCGGCATGACCCAGCACGCCCTCTCCCTCGGCGCCCTCGGGGGGAACAGGTTTGCGATCACGATCCGGGACTGCACCGCCCCTGACCTTGCCGGCACGGTTGCGTCCTGTGTCTCTGCGGCGGCGGCAGGTTTTCCAAACTACTTCGGCCTCCAGCGTTTCGGTGTCGTGCGGCCTGTCACCCACCTTGTCGGCCGGGAGATCCTGCGGGGTGACTACGATGCCGCGGTCGACACCTATGTCGGCCTCGCCTGCCCTGACGAGACGCCCGAGGTGCAGGAGACGCGGCGGGCCTATATCGAGACCCGCGACGCGAAGGCGGCGATCGCCGCCTTCCCCGCCCACCTCGGCTTTGAGCGTTCGGTACTCTCGTACCTGGCCACCCACCCCGGCGACTCGGGTGGGGCTCTCCAGAACCTCCCGCCAAAACTCCTCTCCATGTTCGTCTCGGCCTACCAGTCCTGGCTCTTCAACCGCGTCCTCTCCCTCCGCTGCGCCGACGGCACCGGACTCGACGAACCCCTGCCCGGCGAGCGTCTTGTCTTCACAAACGGCAGGGAGGACATCGTGACCGAAGCGAACCGCCGGATTGTCTCCGTCCATATCGGCCGCGGCAGGTGCGCCGTGGCCCTCTTCCTCCCCGGTGCCGGGTCGTTCCGCACCGAGGGAAGGAACGACAAGAGGATGGCGGCGCTCCTTGCCGAGGACGGGATCACCGCGGACCATTTCGAGCGTGCCGGTGCGTTCGTGCACCTCCACTATGCCGGAACCCTCCGGCCCATCAACGTGAAAACAGAGATTGCGACCGAGGTGACGGGGCAGGACGTCGCCCTTGCCTTCACCCTCCCGCCCGGCCACTATGCGACGACGATCTGCCGGGAGTTTATGAAGGCAGATCCCCTGGCGATGATCTGA
- the pth2 gene encoding peptidyl-tRNA hydrolase Pth2 codes for MSEVPVFKWKQCLVIRADVKMSCGKKCVQMAHAAIGAYEHAGKEAKKAWYSEGQKKVALKVPGERDLHTLKMAAEAAGIPCSLIQDAGLTEIPPGTVTALGLGPAKSEDLDRITGGLQLL; via the coding sequence ATGTCTGAAGTGCCCGTATTCAAGTGGAAGCAGTGCCTGGTCATCAGGGCCGATGTCAAGATGAGTTGCGGCAAGAAGTGCGTGCAGATGGCCCATGCCGCCATCGGCGCCTACGAGCACGCGGGAAAAGAGGCGAAGAAGGCGTGGTACTCAGAGGGGCAGAAGAAGGTGGCGCTGAAGGTCCCGGGCGAGCGCGACCTGCACACCCTGAAGATGGCGGCCGAAGCCGCCGGCATCCCCTGTTCCCTCATACAGGACGCGGGGCTCACCGAGATACCGCCCGGCACCGTCACCGCCCTCGGCCTCGGCCCGGCGAAGAGCGAGGACCTCGACCGCATCACCGGCGGGCTGCAACTCCTATGA
- a CDS encoding geranylgeranyl reductase family protein — MYDVAVVGAGPTGSAAARACAEAGLSVLCIEEHASPGFPVQCAGLLSVEALEECRVSERPILNKVSGARIVSSTGTELRFDAGVTKALVVDRACLDAEMAAAAADAGAEFWPKTAVVGREEGRLMTRGAFGRRDVEARLYIAADGPRGGMARMLGMARSPVYLSGIQADVPLDMDARFVEVHPAAAPQFFGWVIPTGEGRARVGLCGMRNVKEDFQKFAGPYMTSCTHLVTGTIPLGPMPRTYGHRTLFVGDAAGLAKPTSGGGVYTGVRSARHAASVALSCCERDDFSDAALAGYEQKWQADVGRELALGMRLSRLRQELSAAQTDALIAKMADPAITDLIVRYGDMDRPGILARRLLTKPSIIMSLGTIVGPSVRAFLKELAIGANG, encoded by the coding sequence ATGTACGACGTTGCGGTGGTCGGGGCCGGGCCGACAGGGAGTGCGGCGGCGCGCGCCTGTGCGGAGGCGGGTCTCTCTGTCCTCTGCATCGAGGAACACGCATCACCAGGTTTTCCGGTCCAGTGCGCCGGTCTCCTCTCGGTCGAGGCCCTTGAAGAGTGCCGGGTTTCTGAGCGTCCGATCCTGAACAAGGTCAGCGGGGCAAGGATCGTCTCCAGCACCGGGACTGAACTCAGGTTCGACGCCGGAGTAACAAAGGCTCTGGTCGTCGACCGCGCATGCCTCGACGCCGAGATGGCGGCGGCCGCAGCAGACGCCGGGGCCGAGTTCTGGCCGAAGACCGCCGTTGTCGGGAGAGAAGAAGGACGTCTTATGACCCGCGGGGCTTTCGGGAGAAGGGACGTCGAAGCGCGGCTGTATATCGCTGCAGACGGGCCGCGGGGCGGGATGGCGCGCATGCTCGGCATGGCGCGGTCGCCGGTCTATCTATCCGGCATCCAGGCCGACGTCCCCCTCGACATGGATGCCCGCTTCGTGGAAGTCCACCCCGCCGCCGCCCCGCAGTTCTTCGGCTGGGTGATCCCGACGGGCGAGGGCCGGGCACGGGTCGGCCTCTGCGGCATGCGCAACGTGAAGGAGGACTTTCAGAAGTTCGCCGGGCCGTACATGACGAGTTGCACCCACCTTGTCACCGGCACAATCCCCCTCGGCCCGATGCCGCGGACGTACGGCCACCGGACTCTCTTTGTCGGCGACGCCGCGGGGCTTGCAAAGCCGACCTCGGGCGGCGGCGTCTATACGGGTGTGCGCTCGGCGCGGCACGCGGCCAGCGTCGCCCTCTCCTGCTGCGAGAGAGACGACTTTTCCGATGCCGCCCTCGCCGGGTACGAGCAGAAGTGGCAGGCCGACGTCGGCCGCGAACTCGCCCTCGGCATGCGTCTTTCCCGGCTGAGGCAGGAACTCTCCGCGGCGCAGACAGACGCTCTCATCGCAAAGATGGCCGACCCCGCGATCACCGACCTGATCGTGCGCTATGGCGATATGGACCGCCCCGGCATTCTTGCCCGCCGTCTTCTCACGAAACCATCCATCATTATGTCGCTTGGCACAATAGTCGGGCCTTCAGTACGCGCTTTTTTGAAAGAACTTGCAATCGGCGCGAATGGATAA
- the cbiM gene encoding cobalt transporter CbiM: MHIPDVFIPLWQSAIYWVIALIFVGLALRWARNELDDEKVPLIAVLAAGIFAIQAFNLPVGMGTTGHLVGGALAAILLGSPYAAVFILTLVLLVQGVVFGDGGLTTMGANIINMGVIGGFVGFYTYKGVMGIAGNTYLSAGIAAWFACVIPALAASVEMFLAGTFPLVEGMIAMGTYHAAIGIIEAIITAGAIYLIASARPDLMKTVEGVAV, encoded by the coding sequence ATGCACATTCCAGACGTCTTTATTCCCCTCTGGCAGAGCGCCATTTACTGGGTCATTGCTCTGATATTCGTCGGCCTCGCCTTGAGGTGGGCACGGAACGAACTCGACGACGAGAAAGTGCCTCTCATCGCCGTCCTTGCCGCCGGGATCTTCGCCATCCAGGCATTCAACCTCCCGGTCGGCATGGGAACAACAGGCCACCTTGTCGGCGGGGCCCTTGCGGCAATCCTCCTCGGCTCCCCCTATGCCGCGGTCTTCATCCTCACCCTCGTGCTCCTTGTCCAGGGTGTTGTCTTCGGGGACGGCGGACTCACGACAATGGGCGCCAACATCATCAACATGGGCGTCATCGGTGGGTTCGTCGGTTTCTACACCTACAAAGGAGTGATGGGCATTGCGGGGAACACCTACCTCTCCGCAGGCATCGCCGCCTGGTTCGCCTGCGTCATCCCGGCACTTGCAGCGTCAGTCGAGATGTTCCTCGCGGGCACCTTCCCTCTCGTCGAGGGCATGATCGCGATGGGCACCTACCATGCGGCTATCGGGATCATCGAGGCCATCATCACGGCAGGCGCGATCTACCTCATCGCCTCGGCGCGGCCTGACCTCATGAAGACAGTCGAGGGGGTGGCGGTATAA
- a CDS encoding PDGLE domain-containing protein, whose amino-acid sequence METKQFVALGVVVAILIGVTAVFFAAGDPDGLESTALVVQGVKELTGPSPEDGDAEAIGAGTFEYEAPMPDYSMGEDAGKMGEVIAVVVGIFLALLLVLGAGKAVTASKH is encoded by the coding sequence ATGGAGACAAAGCAGTTCGTCGCCCTCGGAGTCGTCGTTGCCATCCTGATCGGCGTCACCGCCGTCTTCTTTGCCGCGGGCGACCCCGACGGCCTGGAGAGCACGGCCCTTGTCGTCCAGGGCGTGAAGGAGCTCACCGGCCCCTCCCCTGAAGATGGAGATGCCGAGGCAATCGGTGCCGGCACTTTCGAGTACGAAGCTCCCATGCCCGACTATTCAATGGGAGAGGACGCCGGCAAGATGGGTGAGGTCATCGCCGTCGTCGTCGGCATCTTCCTTGCCCTGCTCCTCGTCCTCGGTGCCGGCAAGGCAGTCACTGCCTCAAAACACTGA
- a CDS encoding ATP-binding cassette domain-containing protein, with translation MHIIETRNLTFAYPNRPPALNNVDFIAGRKARIAVIGANGAGKSTLFKHLNGILKPTSGEVLIHGEPITKANQREVRKMVGIVFQNPDDQVFAPTVEQDIAFGPTNLGLDEETIHHRVESAIRLLGLDEMRDRPPHQLSGGEKKRVAIAGILAMEPQVLVLDEPTAGLDPQGVADLISFINTLPERFGMTVIFSTHHLDLVPELADYVYVMDRGTVVEKGTVPEIFSQADLLTRTRLDIPVLQRLIRSLREAGVSLDEGYTYAEVEAAFLSAYRGRP, from the coding sequence ATGCACATTATCGAGACCCGCAACCTCACCTTCGCCTACCCGAACCGGCCCCCGGCCCTGAACAACGTGGACTTCATCGCCGGCAGGAAAGCACGGATCGCGGTGATCGGTGCGAACGGCGCGGGAAAGAGCACCCTCTTCAAGCACCTCAACGGCATCCTGAAGCCGACGTCGGGCGAGGTGCTCATCCACGGCGAACCCATCACGAAGGCGAACCAGAGGGAAGTGCGCAAGATGGTCGGCATCGTCTTCCAGAACCCTGACGACCAGGTCTTCGCGCCGACGGTCGAGCAGGACATCGCCTTCGGGCCGACAAATCTGGGTCTCGACGAGGAGACGATCCACCATCGGGTGGAGAGCGCAATCCGCCTCCTCGGTCTCGACGAGATGCGCGACCGCCCGCCCCACCAGCTCTCCGGCGGGGAGAAGAAGCGCGTCGCCATTGCCGGCATCCTGGCCATGGAGCCCCAGGTGCTCGTCCTCGACGAACCGACGGCGGGGCTCGACCCGCAGGGTGTCGCCGACCTCATCTCCTTTATCAACACCCTGCCCGAGCGTTTCGGCATGACGGTGATCTTCTCCACCCACCACCTCGACCTGGTGCCAGAACTGGCCGACTATGTCTATGTGATGGACCGCGGCACCGTCGTGGAGAAGGGGACCGTGCCTGAGATCTTCTCGCAGGCCGACCTCCTGACGCGGACCCGCCTCGATATACCGGTGCTCCAGAGGCTGATACGGTCCCTGCGCGAGGCCGGCGTCTCTCTCGACGAGGGCTACACCTATGCCGAGGTCGAGGCGGCGTTCCTCTCCGCATACCGGGGGAGGCCATGA